The following are encoded together in the Bombus affinis isolate iyBomAffi1 chromosome 6, iyBomAffi1.2, whole genome shotgun sequence genome:
- the LOC126917306 gene encoding nuclear factor of activated T-cells 5 isoform X2 codes for MFIDPVIGSTLANARMFHEFEDNRRRRNNAVGRSSAVTGSVHRSTVTSSSRAHSASRRISHQQRQQQQSQSQQQQQPKISLGSLRNSDEHGSRAGSAQDSCDSSNDSGLGFEDRQQHLTNANAWNGAGEEDSKRRKMDIKLESEDANFSFPEVTHTTNPDSKTANRGSSNGIGGLATISGSRTGNGATGRVVEVSRSRPGLGVLAKRTQQGPVTLTSQLCTASTDGKVQLQIICQPEQQHRARYQTEGSRGAVKDRTGNGFPIVRLVGYDKPTTLQVFIGTDLGRVAPHMFYQACRVSGKNSTPCIERKIDGTIVIEVDMDPAKDMMVTCDCVGILKERNVDVEHRFPQEAGVLQGRSKKKSTRCRMVFRTRITHPDGSSETLQVCSQPIVCTQPPGIPEICKKSLTSCPCTGGLELFILGKNFLKDTRVVFQLDNDDLSSSLEPHWECAVLPDKEFLQQTHLVCVVPAYRRQDLAPSETVSVKLYAVSSGKTSEPHTFLYTAASTPPEPSVGKVESITSPLSTTNGDTALATSPAAVSLTTGVTSNTLITQAAAGTANFLTTIQPQQPTSQTPEALKSDPSPPPVTASSQVTPVMMWAAQSSNCQNSPPDVMMPPPALVANPLLNRRSSSNLQLILPDNLKTEVLDENSENSMISENSMQSIPTPTANSSNGTSPLQQLVSENSREAPQANMIRSVPVAANGSPVQEAVNLLGVVDLMRNPHPLSLVSTHQNTFGGMHETSQVKVLSPHHINKETNPMLPAEGSPNGSLQAGGVVDLRMKHHQSEFATLPNFTATSNGQLPAQSAHSVEKYLNHIESNVKEAEGQENGFVGTIQQRASIITTGRQPQQGQASNILASSPQGVKLDTLVNSGAESHQLVSPLRTVNPNSNTIMSHVSAVTDHETISSPQQNRSSPPNNVKTILEAFLPGQTVTPLPGNAATSVPSPASVVSEQTNGDSLLTTINAALLPSMQEPSVAATGTSNSNVSVPSHNPLQVTNESMSTAAEHIPQIPGLIQQDVVAIQQAHQVEQVVAQAQQQVEQVVAQAQQQAVQAVQQAQQQVVQHVVQHAQVVQQAVQQVQAVQQVQVPAVQQAVQQATQEVVQQAVQQATQEVVQQVQAVQQAVQQAQAAQAMQQAVQQDIGSMLNQPAGFVAEASSALASGAAQEPSQQRLTNYAEQAINNVITNATQDIINNRPITTTTAHAIIATKNILNSVATQSAQLMNSAMEGILPKSPSGQNNIVEQVANKTPNSQNVNPPIANAANSANGTTVRKQEDGMLPQELTSMSEHDLLSYINPSCFDPQNGFLM; via the exons ATGTTTATCGATCCTGTTATCGGGAGTACACTCGCAAATGCACGGATGTTCCACGAGTTCGAGGACAATCGGCGGAGAC GTAACAATGCAGTTGGTCGATCATCAGCGGTGACAGGATCTGTTCATAGAAGCACCGTCACGTCGAGTAGCCGCGCGCATTCCGCTTCAAGAAGGATCAGCCACCAGCAACGCCAGCAACAGCAATCACAAtcgcagcaacaacaacagcctAAGATATCCTTAGGATCTTTACGAAACTCGGATGAGCACGGATCGAGAGCCGGCTCGGCACAGGACAGTTGCGATAGCTCCAACGATTCTGGCCTCGGCTTCGAGGACCGTCAACAACACCTTACGAACGCAAAC GCTTGGAACGGCGCCGGCGAGGAGGATTCAAAGAGGAGAAAGATGGACATTAAGCTGGAGTCCGAGGACGCGAACTTCTCCTTCCCGGAGGTTACACACACGACCAATCCTGACAGCAAGACGGCCAACAGAGGCTCGTCCAATGGAATAGGTGGATTAGCTACGATCTCAGGAAGTAGGACAGGAAACGGAGCCACGGGGAGAGTGGTCGAAGTCTCAAGATCCCGTCCAGGCTTGGGTGTCCTTGCTAAGAGGACTCAGCAGGGTCCTGTCACCCTCACCTCTCAACTGT GTACTGCTTCTACAGATGGAAAGGTACAATTGCAAATTATCTGTCAACCCGAGCAGCAGCACAGAGCTCGTTATCAGACGGAAGGTTCGAGAGGAGCAGTAAAGGATCGAACTGGAAATGGATTCCCAATTGTTCGTCTCGTTGGTTACGATAAACCAACTACCCTTCAAGTTTTCATCGGCACGGATCTTGGTCGTGTCGCTCCCCATATGTTTTATCAAGCTTGCCGTGTAAGCGGTAAAAATTCAACGCCATGCATCgaacggaagatcgacggtACCATCGTGATCGAGGTGGACATGGATCCAGCGAAAGACATGATGGTCACGTGCGACTGCGTCGGTATTTTGAAAGAACGGAACGTCGACGTGGAGCACAGATTCCCTCAGGAAGCCGGAGTGCTTCAAGGACGTAGCAAGAAAAAATCAACTCGTTGTCGCATGGTTTTTCGTACTAGAATCACTCATCCCGATGGTAGTTCGGAAACTTTGCAAGTTTGTTCTCAACCGATAGTCTGCA CTCAACCACCGGGAATACCGGAGATCTGTAAGAAATCACTCACATCGTGTCCATGTACTGGAGGATTAGAATTATTTATACTTGGAAAGAATTTTCTGAAAGATACTCGCGTAGTATTTCAACTAGACAACGATGATCTATCGAGTAGTTTGGAACCGCATTGGGAGTGTGCGGTTCTACCTGACAAGGAGTTTTTGCAACAAACGCATCTGGTTTGTGTGGTACCTGCATACAGGCGGCAAGATCTGGCACCGTCGGAAACGGTTAGCGTAAAATTGTACGCGGTATCGTCTGGAAAAACGAGCGAGCCTCACACTTTCCTTTATACCGCTGCATCTACGCCACCCGAACCATCTGTGGGCAAAGTCGAGTCTATAACTTCGCCTCTATCCACTACTAACGGCGATACTGCTCTAGCAACATCTCCTGCAGCAGTGTCTCTAACTACAGGTGTAACATCAAACA CTCTGATTACACAAGCAGCCGCAGGAACAGCGAATTTCTTAACGACTATACAGCCACAACAACCAACATCTCAAACACCGGAAGCTCTTAAGAGCGATCCGAGTCCACCACCGGTGACGGCATCCTCTCAGGTAACACCCGTTATGATGTGGGCTGCACAAAGTTCAAATTGTCAAAATTCACCGCCTGACGTGATGATGCCGCCACCAGCTTTGGTAGCGAATCCGCTTTTAAATCGCAGATCATCTTCGAATCTTCAATTAATTCTGCCAGATAATTTGAAGACCGAGGTACTAGACGAGAATAGCGAAAACAGTATGATTAGCGAAAACAGCATGCAGAGCATACCGACGCCGACTGCGAACAGTTCGAATGGTACCAGCCCGTTGCAACAGCTCGTCAGCGAGAACTCGAGGGAAGCACCTCAGGCTAATATGATTAGGTCGGTTCCTGTGGCGGCGAACGGTTCACCTGTGCAAGAGGCGGTCAATCTCCTCGGCGTGGTAGATCTAATGCGAAATCCACATCCATTGTCGTTGGTGTCGACACACCAGAACACCTTCGGAGGTATGCACGAAACATCTCAAGTCAAAGTTCTAAGTCCTCATCATATCAACAAAGAAACTAATCCGATGTTGCCGGCAGAAGGCAGTCCTAATGGAAGTCTTCAGGCCGGCGGTGTTGTTGATCTTCGCATGAAGCATCATCAGTCGGAGTTCGCTACACTACCAAATTTTACTGCTACATCAAACGGACAGCTACCCGCACAGAGTGCCCATAGCGTAGAAAAATATCTCAACCATATCGAATCGAACGTCAAAGAGGCTGAGGGTCAAGAGAATGGATTCGTAGGTACCATACAACAACGAGCTTCCATTATTACTACAGGACGCCAGCCTCAGCAAGGACAAGCTTCCAATATTTTAGCTTCTTCCCCCCAAGGCGTCAAGTTAGATACTCTTGTTAACTCTGGCGCTGAATCTCATCAATTGGTGTCCCCTCTGCGTACCGTGAATCCCAATAGTAATACCATAATGAGTCATGTTTCCGCAGTTACTGATCACGAAACGATCTCGAGCCCCCAACAAAATAGAAGTAGTCCACCAAATAACGTCAAGACGATTCTCGAAGCTTTTCTGCCGGGTCAAACCGTGACACCATTGCCGGGGAATGCTGCAACGTCCGTTCCATCGCCCGCATCAGTGGTCTCGGAGCAGACTAATGGCGATAGTTTGCTCACTACTATCAACGCTGCTCTGTTACCGTCGATGCAGGAGCCTTCCGTGGCTGCGACCGGTACGTCGAATTCTAACGTTAGTGTACCATCTCATAATCCGTTACAAGTTACGAACGAGAGTATGTCGACAGCGGCGGAGCACATTCCGCAGATTCCGGGTCTTATACAACAAGATGTTGTAGCGATTCAACAAGCGCATCAAGTGGAACAGGTTGTTGCACAAGCGCAACAGCAAGTCGAACAGGTTGTCGCCCAGGCACAGCAGCAAGCGGTCCAAGCTGTGCAACAGGCGCAGCAGCAAGTTGTTCAACATGTGGTGCAGCATGCGCAAGTCGTCCAGCAGGCTGTACAACAGGTGCAAGCGGTACAACAAGTTCAAGTACCGGCCGTTCAGCAGGCTGTCCAGCAAGCAACGCAGGAAGTAGTTCAACAAGCGGTGCAGCAAGCTACGCAGGAAGTTGTACAACAAGTTCAAGCTGTTCAGCAAGCGGTTCAGCAAGCGCAAGCGGCTCAAGCGATGCAACAGGCGGTGCAACAAGATATCGGTTCCATGTTAAATCAGCCAGCAGGTTTCGTTGCTGAAGCTAGTTCTGCTCTAGCGAGTGGAGCGGCCCAGGAACCATCTCAACAAAGGCTAACTAATTATGCCGAGCAAGCGATTAATAATGTAATTACTAACGCTACTCAAGATATCATTAACAATCGACCCATTACTACGACAACCGCGCACGCTATTATCGCAACGAAGAACATATTAAATAGTGTGGCCACTCAAAGCGCGCAATTAATGAACAGTGCTATGGAGGGTATTTTGCCTAAATCACCTTCCGGTCAGAATAATATCGTGGAACAAGTGGCGAATAAAACACCCAACAGTCAAAATGTAAACCCACCTATAGCAAATGCAGCTAATAGTGCAAACGGTACAACTGTTAGAAAGCAGGAAGATGGTATGTTGCCTCAAGAGCTTACCTCGATGTCAGAGCATGATCTGTTAAGCTACATAAATCCGAGCTGCTTCGATCCTCAAAACGGTTTTCTTATGTAG